The Saccharopolyspora gloriosae genome has a segment encoding these proteins:
- a CDS encoding Prokaryotic metallothionein, whose protein sequence is MATCDVCGNEYWMSFEVHTSGGNVHTFDSFECAAQRLAPQCEHCGCRILGHGVEVSGRFFCCAHCARESGMSMVSEIRDAVGSHPG, encoded by the coding sequence ATGGCCACTTGTGACGTGTGCGGCAACGAGTATTGGATGAGTTTCGAGGTCCACACCTCCGGCGGCAACGTGCACACCTTTGATTCGTTCGAGTGCGCGGCGCAGCGGCTGGCTCCGCAGTGCGAGCACTGTGGTTGTCGCATCTTGGGCCACGGTGTGGAGGTCAGTGGCCGGTTCTTCTGCTGTGCGCATTGCGCGCGGGAGTCGGGGATGTCGATGGTCTCGGAGATCCGTGATGCCGTCGGCAGTCACCCGGGGTGA
- a CDS encoding GntR family transcriptional regulator, producing MTGSVEDRPVAPRAPSITDPPSLVELAASTLRSMIVGGELRCGERIIENRLTHELGISRPPLREALRVLEREGLVRQLPRKGVIVTPLTLHDVYEIVTLRRELERLAVRLGVPVREPGRLHRCRAALAALEEAAGDGNATLFAQRSLRLRLAVVGLAGNRRLEDACRSLGLQLMLAMTLNHRAPDRALLHTDLSRQRRLVGVIDGGDADTVLAELARCTDPSMFDGIESTVGGHSEEAVQWLRRERAYREDQ from the coding sequence GTGACCGGATCAGTGGAAGATCGGCCCGTCGCGCCCCGAGCACCCAGCATCACCGACCCGCCGAGCCTGGTGGAGCTCGCGGCGAGCACCCTGCGCAGCATGATCGTCGGCGGCGAGCTGCGCTGCGGGGAACGCATCATCGAAAACCGCCTGACCCACGAGCTCGGCATCAGCCGCCCACCGCTGCGCGAGGCGCTGCGGGTGCTGGAACGAGAAGGCCTGGTGCGCCAGCTGCCGCGCAAAGGCGTGATCGTCACACCGTTGACCCTGCACGACGTCTACGAGATCGTCACGCTTCGCCGCGAACTGGAACGCCTCGCCGTGCGACTCGGCGTACCCGTGCGCGAACCCGGCAGGCTGCATCGCTGCCGCGCCGCACTGGCCGCGCTGGAAGAGGCGGCCGGTGACGGCAACGCCACCCTGTTCGCACAACGATCCCTGCGGCTGCGACTGGCGGTGGTGGGCCTGGCGGGCAACCGGCGCCTGGAGGACGCGTGCCGCTCACTGGGGCTGCAGCTGATGCTCGCGATGACCCTCAACCACCGCGCCCCGGACCGCGCACTGCTGCACACCGACCTCAGCAGGCAACGGCGCCTGGTGGGGGTGATCGACGGCGGTGATGCGGATACGGTGCTGGCGGAACTGGCCCGCTGCACCGATCCGAGCATGTTCGACGGGATCGAATCGACCGTCGGCGGGCATTCCGAGGAGGCGGTGCAGTGGCTGCGCCGGGAACGCGCGTATCGGGAGGATCAGTGA
- a CDS encoding GNAT family N-acetyltransferase has protein sequence MRIRDVAAGEVALLPEIERAAGVWFRDIGMGCVADDPPMPVRALAAYREAGRLWVAAGAAGPVAFLAAEPLEDALHVVQLCVHPVWARRRIGAALLEDAAARAAGLGCAALTLTTFRDVAWNAPYYARLGFRTLGAEELTPGLAAHLAHEAERLPQQRVAMRRDH, from the coding sequence GTGCGGATACGGGACGTTGCGGCCGGTGAGGTGGCGTTGCTGCCCGAGATCGAACGGGCGGCCGGAGTGTGGTTCCGGGACATCGGGATGGGCTGCGTCGCCGACGACCCGCCGATGCCGGTGCGGGCGCTGGCCGCCTACCGGGAGGCCGGGCGGCTGTGGGTGGCGGCCGGTGCGGCTGGGCCGGTGGCGTTCCTGGCCGCTGAGCCGCTCGAGGACGCGTTGCACGTCGTGCAGTTGTGCGTTCATCCGGTGTGGGCTCGGCGCCGTATCGGGGCGGCGCTGCTCGAGGACGCCGCGGCCCGGGCGGCCGGGCTGGGGTGTGCGGCGTTGACGTTGACGACGTTTCGCGATGTCGCCTGGAACGCCCCGTACTACGCGCGGCTGGGATTCCGCACGCTCGGCGCCGAGGAACTCACGCCGGGCCTGGCCGCTCATCTCGCCCACGAGGCCGAGCGGCTTCCGCAGCAGCGGGTCGCGATGCGCCGCGACCACTGA
- a CDS encoding STAS domain-containing protein, whose amino-acid sequence MILANTGNTDRTAQHRRDPVDAPQRRTITPPRDAGEPITPAHTRSLRLSVQRPDPGVVVVGVGGEIDLSSVSRLAELVRQRLTAATLRAVVLDLSEVTFFGSAGLELLLHAQRRAEARRTPLYVVLGTGAVHRLVRLTGLTDRFTTRDTATEAVAAIRHRHC is encoded by the coding sequence GTGATTCTCGCGAACACCGGCAACACCGACCGCACGGCGCAGCACCGGCGCGATCCGGTCGACGCCCCACAGCGCCGCACGATCACACCGCCCCGAGACGCGGGAGAACCGATCACCCCCGCCCACACCCGGTCACTGCGCCTGTCGGTGCAACGACCCGACCCTGGCGTGGTCGTGGTGGGCGTCGGCGGGGAGATCGACCTGTCCTCGGTGTCCCGGCTGGCGGAACTGGTACGCCAGCGCCTCACCGCCGCCACCTTGCGCGCCGTGGTGCTCGACCTCTCCGAAGTGACGTTCTTCGGCTCCGCCGGACTGGAACTGCTGTTGCACGCCCAGCGCCGCGCCGAAGCCCGCCGCACCCCCCTCTACGTCGTGCTCGGCACGGGCGCGGTGCACCGGCTCGTCCGCCTCACCGGCCTCACCGACCGGTTCACCACCCGCGACACCGCCACCGAGGCCGTCGCCGCGATCCGTCACCGCCACTGCTGA
- a CDS encoding aconitate hydratase, translating into MPRTLARILIDDHLVDGDTTPGAEIGLRVEQTLTQDATGTLVMQELEAFGLDQARTECSVQYVDHNLLQADEKNAEDHTYLRTACRRYGLWYSQPGNGVSHPTHMQRFGAPGKTLAGSDSHTCAAGALGMLAIGVGGLEVALAITGQPLRLQMPQVWGVRLSGAPPPWVSAKDVVLEMLRRHGVSGGVGRIIEYHGPGLAHLSAMDRHVIANMGAELGATTTVFPADDAVHDFLRAEGREADFIPLAAEDGATYDVTEDIDLSALEPLIARPSSPGDVVAVREVAGTEVGQVVIGSSANPGLRDFAVAAAMVRGRHTVPQVSFDVNPTSREILTDLARMGAIGDLITAGARLHQAGCLGCIGMGQAPAVGQNSLRTFPRNFPGRSGTPEDSVWLCSPETATAAALTGRITDPRELADRLGLTHQVRLPEQASVNTSMLVAPPPPHEAAQVRPVKGPNISALPEFTALPERIEAPVLLITGDDVSTDEISPAGARALPLRSNIPELARFTFTRLDADYPRRAEKTGAHLIVGGDNYGQGSSREHAAITPRYLGVQVVLAKSFARIHWQNLVNFGILPLRFTDPDDHDRITTGDVLRIDEVRDAVTEGGDITVRNTTRGDEYTACHHLSQRQVQAVLAGGIIPLFAASP; encoded by the coding sequence ATGCCGCGGACACTGGCGCGCATCCTCATCGACGACCATCTCGTCGATGGCGACACCACCCCTGGCGCGGAGATCGGATTGCGCGTCGAGCAGACGTTGACCCAGGACGCCACCGGCACCCTGGTCATGCAGGAACTCGAGGCGTTCGGCCTAGACCAGGCCCGCACCGAATGCAGCGTCCAGTACGTCGACCACAACCTGCTGCAGGCCGACGAGAAGAACGCCGAAGACCACACCTACCTGCGCACGGCGTGCCGCCGTTACGGGCTGTGGTACTCCCAACCCGGCAACGGCGTCTCCCACCCCACCCACATGCAACGGTTCGGGGCGCCGGGCAAAACCCTGGCCGGTTCCGACTCCCACACGTGCGCGGCCGGGGCGTTGGGGATGCTCGCGATCGGCGTCGGTGGCCTGGAAGTGGCGCTGGCCATCACCGGGCAGCCACTGCGGCTGCAGATGCCGCAGGTGTGGGGGGTGCGGCTGAGCGGTGCGCCGCCGCCGTGGGTGTCGGCCAAGGACGTGGTGCTGGAGATGCTGCGCCGCCACGGCGTGTCCGGCGGCGTGGGCCGCATCATCGAGTACCACGGGCCGGGCCTGGCGCACCTGTCGGCGATGGACCGCCACGTCATCGCGAACATGGGCGCCGAACTGGGCGCGACGACCACCGTGTTCCCCGCCGACGACGCGGTGCACGACTTCCTGCGCGCCGAGGGCCGCGAAGCCGACTTCATCCCGCTGGCCGCCGAGGACGGCGCCACCTACGACGTCACCGAGGACATCGACCTGTCCGCGCTGGAACCGCTGATCGCACGCCCGTCCTCGCCCGGTGACGTGGTGGCGGTGCGGGAGGTCGCGGGCACCGAGGTCGGGCAGGTCGTGATCGGGTCCTCGGCGAATCCGGGGCTGCGGGACTTCGCGGTGGCCGCGGCGATGGTGCGGGGCCGCCACACGGTGCCGCAGGTCAGCTTCGATGTGAACCCCACCTCCCGGGAGATCCTCACCGACCTCGCCCGCATGGGCGCGATCGGCGACCTGATCACCGCGGGCGCCCGCCTGCACCAGGCGGGCTGCCTGGGCTGCATCGGCATGGGCCAGGCCCCGGCCGTCGGGCAGAACTCGCTGCGCACGTTCCCCCGGAACTTCCCCGGCCGTTCGGGCACTCCGGAGGACTCGGTGTGGCTGTGCTCCCCGGAGACCGCGACGGCCGCCGCGCTCACGGGCCGCATCACCGACCCGCGCGAACTCGCCGACCGGCTCGGCCTGACCCACCAGGTGCGGCTGCCGGAGCAGGCGTCGGTGAACACCTCCATGCTCGTGGCCCCACCACCTCCGCACGAGGCGGCCCAGGTGCGGCCGGTGAAGGGACCGAACATCTCGGCGCTGCCGGAGTTCACCGCGCTGCCCGAGCGCATCGAAGCACCGGTGCTGCTGATCACCGGCGACGACGTGTCCACCGACGAGATCTCCCCGGCGGGAGCCCGGGCGCTGCCGCTGCGCTCGAACATTCCCGAACTGGCCCGGTTCACCTTCACCCGCCTCGACGCCGACTACCCACGGCGCGCCGAGAAAACCGGAGCGCATCTCATCGTCGGCGGCGACAACTACGGGCAGGGCTCGTCCCGGGAGCACGCCGCGATCACACCCCGCTACCTGGGCGTGCAGGTGGTGCTGGCGAAATCGTTCGCCCGGATCCACTGGCAGAACCTGGTCAACTTCGGCATCCTGCCGCTGCGCTTCACCGACCCGGACGATCACGACCGCATCACCACCGGCGACGTGCTGCGCATCGACGAGGTCCGTGACGCCGTCACCGAAGGCGGCGACATCACCGTCCGCAACACCACCCGCGGTGACGAGTACACCGCCTGTCATCACCTGTCCCAGCGACAGGTGCAGGCCGTTCTTGCGGGCGGAATCATCCCCCTGTTCGCCGCCTCCCCATAA
- a CDS encoding ATP-dependent Clp protease ATP-binding subunit codes for MDRGSAGEASAAFDSLLNSLVEGGGEQRRTDQGPGALGLSNLLDPEAHDVVSKAIRATVDWGSRELDSTHLLWAVTQVESTSQMLADSGVRVTDLAAGVRTVAGTVDAVAGGARRSPVLSSSARRALLGAHQQALGEGAEVVGARHVLLGLATDPESVAGRALARAMEGGDRTRTTRSSPSALSTTPRLDEFGLDMTELARNGRLDPVIGRGEEIDQAVEVLGRRSKNNPVFIGDPGVGKTALVEGLAQRIVERDVPSPLAGKRLVSLDLAGMVAGAKFRGEFEQRFRDVLTELRSHRDEIVVFIDEMHSIVGAGAGEGSMDAGTMLKPALARGELHLIGATTVEEYRRHVEKDPALERRFQPILVPEPSVPETVQVLEGVAEKYRTHHRVRISPEALEAAARLSERYLTDRFLPDKAVDLLDQACSRVRMRRGGALWGPEPLVDASDVADVVARRTGIPVDEVSAQDRKRLLDLEKRLAERVVGQDVAVRSVAEAVRRARAGLADPQRPIGSFLFLGPTGVGKTELARALSRVLFGDADRMARFDMGEFQDKHTVSRLIGAPPGYIGYGEAGQLTERVRRQPYSVVLLDEVEKAHPDVFNTLLQVLDAGRLTDSQGRAVDFRNTVVIMTSNIGSDRILDSAAPADELATQLLEDLRGFFRPEFLNRIDEVTVFRALGERELGAITALLLERTASQLHDKGVRLEVSAAAVQWLTERGAGGEFGARPLRRVIQRELDTRLASLLLEGSLAEGAEVLVEVLGGELSLHVSSARHGAAGGRHAAPAHRRTGAPA; via the coding sequence GTGGATCGGGGCAGTGCAGGCGAAGCGTCGGCCGCATTCGATTCGCTGCTCAACAGTCTCGTCGAAGGCGGCGGTGAGCAGCGACGCACCGATCAGGGACCCGGCGCGCTCGGATTGTCGAACCTGCTCGACCCCGAAGCCCACGACGTGGTGTCGAAAGCCATCCGCGCCACCGTCGACTGGGGCAGCCGCGAACTCGACAGCACCCACCTGCTGTGGGCGGTGACCCAGGTCGAATCGACCTCGCAGATGCTGGCCGACTCCGGGGTGCGCGTCACCGACCTGGCCGCCGGAGTGCGCACCGTGGCGGGCACCGTCGACGCCGTGGCCGGTGGAGCGCGGCGCTCCCCGGTGCTGTCGTCCTCGGCGCGGCGCGCGCTGCTGGGGGCTCACCAGCAGGCACTGGGGGAGGGCGCCGAGGTCGTCGGAGCCCGCCACGTGCTGCTGGGCCTGGCCACCGACCCCGAATCGGTCGCGGGCCGTGCTTTGGCGCGGGCGATGGAAGGTGGCGACCGCACCCGCACCACCCGGTCATCGCCCTCGGCGCTGAGCACCACGCCGCGGCTCGACGAGTTCGGCCTGGACATGACCGAACTGGCCCGAAACGGCCGGCTGGATCCGGTGATCGGGCGCGGTGAGGAGATCGACCAGGCCGTGGAAGTGCTGGGGCGGCGATCGAAGAACAACCCGGTGTTCATCGGCGACCCCGGCGTGGGCAAGACCGCACTGGTGGAGGGGTTGGCGCAGCGCATCGTCGAGCGGGACGTGCCCTCGCCGCTGGCGGGCAAACGCCTCGTGTCGCTGGATCTGGCCGGGATGGTCGCGGGCGCGAAGTTCCGCGGCGAGTTCGAACAACGATTCCGCGACGTGCTCACCGAACTGCGCTCGCACCGCGACGAGATCGTCGTGTTCATCGACGAGATGCACAGCATCGTCGGAGCGGGCGCAGGCGAGGGCTCGATGGACGCCGGCACCATGCTCAAACCCGCCCTGGCGCGCGGCGAACTGCACCTGATCGGCGCCACCACCGTGGAGGAGTACCGCAGGCACGTGGAGAAGGACCCGGCACTGGAACGCCGGTTCCAGCCGATCCTGGTGCCCGAACCGTCGGTGCCCGAAACGGTGCAGGTCCTCGAAGGGGTCGCCGAGAAGTACCGCACCCACCACCGGGTGCGGATCTCCCCGGAGGCCCTGGAAGCCGCCGCTCGCCTGTCCGAGCGCTACCTCACCGACCGGTTCCTGCCGGACAAGGCCGTCGACCTGCTCGACCAGGCGTGTTCGCGGGTGCGGATGCGCCGCGGCGGCGCCCTCTGGGGACCGGAACCGCTCGTGGACGCCTCCGATGTGGCCGATGTGGTGGCGCGGCGCACCGGCATCCCCGTCGACGAGGTCTCCGCCCAGGACCGCAAACGGCTGCTCGACTTGGAGAAACGACTCGCCGAACGGGTCGTGGGCCAGGACGTGGCGGTGCGATCGGTGGCCGAAGCGGTCCGCCGTGCCCGAGCAGGACTGGCCGACCCGCAACGCCCCATCGGCAGCTTCCTGTTCCTCGGCCCCACCGGGGTCGGCAAAACGGAACTGGCGCGCGCGTTGTCGCGGGTGCTGTTCGGCGACGCCGACCGCATGGCCCGGTTCGACATGGGCGAATTCCAGGACAAGCACACCGTGTCCCGGCTGATCGGGGCGCCACCGGGCTACATCGGCTACGGCGAGGCGGGCCAGCTCACCGAACGGGTGCGCAGACAGCCCTACTCGGTGGTGCTGCTCGACGAAGTGGAAAAAGCCCATCCGGACGTGTTCAACACGTTGCTGCAGGTCCTCGACGCGGGGCGGCTGACCGACTCGCAGGGCCGCGCGGTGGACTTCCGCAACACCGTGGTCATCATGACCTCCAACATCGGCTCCGACCGCATCCTGGACTCCGCCGCGCCCGCCGACGAACTCGCCACCCAGCTGCTGGAGGACCTGCGCGGATTCTTCCGGCCCGAGTTCCTCAACCGCATCGACGAGGTCACCGTGTTCCGCGCGCTGGGGGAACGGGAACTGGGCGCGATCACCGCGCTGCTGCTGGAACGCACCGCCTCGCAACTGCACGACAAAGGGGTCCGGCTGGAAGTGTCGGCCGCGGCGGTGCAGTGGCTGACCGAACGCGGCGCGGGCGGCGAGTTCGGGGCGCGGCCGCTGCGGCGGGTGATCCAGCGGGAACTCGACACCCGCCTGGCATCGCTGCTGCTGGAAGGCTCCCTGGCCGAGGGCGCCGAGGTGCTCGTCGAAGTGCTCGGCGGCGAACTGTCCCTGCACGTGTCCTCCGCCCGCCACGGCGCGGCAGGGGGACGCCACGCCGCTCCCGCACATCGCCGCACCGGCGCCCCGGCCTGA
- a CDS encoding MFS transporter — MTADPATAHEGGPRLPRGFVLTIAAGSVLQALNAATMAVALVDIRAEFHAGAAASWLISGLYLATAVGSPTAGRLADRVGARRVFVTSLALTVASSLFAPLAPNLGWLIALRILLGLGTCAAFPSGVAMLRAEADRRGIALPASALSVLAIAGQVMVAFGPVLGGVLVSWQGWQSIFLMNVPLGVAVAVLAWAYLPADPPRDHASVPVVLRGLDLPGAALFTGCVAVLMLFLLSLTGAPNWWLAAAAVALAVLFAVFESRVAQPFTDVRMLARNRALTVTYLRTVLTYVAFYTVFYGYPMWLQNARGLSPDGAGLVVLPVALVAMGSVAVAGRVIRGRGHRPVLVAGSVALLAGGLGLTQLHSASPLPGLLAVAAVLGLPNGFNNIGNQAAMYRHADAADTGMASGLYRTSQYVGANIAAAVIELAFAGPAADGGLHRLGTVVAVISVALLTGELLEHVLGRRRGGRPRRPAAS, encoded by the coding sequence GTGACCGCAGACCCCGCCACCGCGCACGAAGGCGGACCGCGGCTGCCCCGCGGATTCGTGCTGACCATCGCCGCCGGATCCGTGCTCCAAGCCCTCAACGCCGCCACCATGGCCGTCGCGCTGGTCGACATCCGCGCCGAGTTCCACGCGGGCGCGGCCGCGTCCTGGCTGATCTCCGGGCTGTACCTGGCCACGGCCGTCGGCTCGCCCACCGCGGGCAGGCTCGCCGACCGGGTCGGGGCGCGGCGAGTGTTCGTGACGTCGCTGGCGTTGACCGTGGCCAGTTCCCTGTTCGCGCCGCTGGCACCGAACCTGGGCTGGTTGATCGCGCTGCGCATCCTGCTGGGCCTGGGCACGTGCGCGGCGTTCCCGTCCGGGGTGGCGATGCTGCGTGCCGAGGCCGATCGTCGCGGTATCGCGCTGCCCGCGTCGGCGTTGAGCGTGCTGGCCATCGCCGGGCAGGTGATGGTGGCGTTCGGCCCGGTGCTGGGCGGCGTGCTGGTGTCCTGGCAGGGCTGGCAGTCGATCTTCCTGATGAACGTGCCGCTGGGCGTGGCGGTGGCCGTGCTGGCCTGGGCGTACCTGCCCGCCGACCCGCCCCGCGACCACGCCTCGGTGCCCGTGGTGCTGCGCGGCCTGGACCTGCCGGGTGCGGCGTTGTTCACCGGCTGCGTGGCGGTGCTGATGCTGTTCCTGCTGTCGCTGACCGGCGCCCCGAACTGGTGGCTGGCGGCGGCGGCCGTCGCGCTCGCGGTGCTGTTCGCCGTGTTCGAGTCGCGGGTGGCGCAGCCGTTCACCGACGTGCGGATGCTCGCCCGCAACCGGGCGCTCACGGTCACCTACCTGCGCACCGTGCTGACCTACGTGGCGTTCTACACCGTGTTCTACGGGTATCCGATGTGGCTGCAGAACGCCCGCGGCCTGAGCCCGGACGGCGCGGGCCTGGTGGTGCTGCCGGTGGCGTTGGTGGCGATGGGGTCGGTGGCCGTGGCTGGGCGGGTGATCCGCGGGCGCGGTCACCGGCCGGTGCTGGTCGCCGGATCGGTCGCGTTGCTGGCCGGGGGACTCGGGCTCACCCAGTTGCACTCGGCGAGCCCGCTGCCGGGGTTGCTGGCGGTGGCCGCTGTGCTGGGGTTGCCCAACGGGTTCAACAACATCGGCAACCAGGCCGCGATGTACCGCCACGCCGACGCCGCCGACACCGGGATGGCCTCCGGGCTGTACCGGACCTCGCAGTATGTTGGTGCGAACATCGCGGCGGCCGTGATCGAACTCGCCTTCGCAGGCCCCGCCGCCGATGGCGGGCTGCACCGGCTCGGTACCGTCGTCGCCGTGATCAGCGTGGCGTTGCTGACCGGTGAGCTGCTGGAACACGTGCTCGGTCGCCGACGCGGCGGGCGGCCGCGGCGACCCGCCGCGAGTTGA
- a CDS encoding phosphoribosyltransferase yields MPGTGAVEQYRDRRHAGRVLARHLTGRHWRDPLVLGLARGGVPVAAEVAAALNAPLRVAVARKIGAPGQPELALGAVTAHGPPSYDQRLLRAFHLDAAALEPACERERAEARSREDRFAQDPSSPAGRDVLLVDDGLATGATARAAIRMLRESGPHSIVLAVPVGAPDAVAALNEEADEVLCVLRPVRFSAVGQWYGSFRETSDTEIHHLLSGSADTGPG; encoded by the coding sequence ATGCCGGGCACCGGCGCGGTCGAGCAGTACCGGGACCGCCGCCACGCGGGCCGGGTGCTGGCCCGCCACCTCACCGGCCGCCACTGGCGGGATCCGCTGGTGCTGGGCCTGGCCCGCGGCGGGGTGCCGGTCGCGGCCGAGGTGGCCGCGGCGCTGAACGCGCCGCTGCGGGTCGCGGTCGCCCGCAAGATCGGTGCCCCCGGCCAGCCCGAACTGGCCTTGGGAGCGGTCACCGCGCACGGCCCGCCCAGCTACGACCAGCGGCTGCTGCGGGCGTTCCACCTGGACGCGGCCGCGTTGGAACCGGCGTGCGAGCGGGAACGCGCCGAGGCCCGCAGCCGGGAGGACAGGTTCGCCCAAGACCCCTCGTCACCCGCGGGCCGCGACGTGCTGCTGGTCGACGACGGCCTGGCCACCGGCGCCACCGCGCGGGCCGCGATCCGGATGCTGCGGGAGTCCGGGCCGCACTCGATCGTGCTGGCCGTCCCGGTCGGCGCCCCCGACGCGGTGGCGGCGTTGAACGAGGAGGCCGACGAAGTGCTGTGCGTGCTGCGGCCGGTGCGCTTCAGCGCGGTGGGGCAGTGGTACGGCAGTTTCCGGGAGACCTCCGATACCGAAATCCACCACTTGCTGTCAGGATCCGCCGACACCGGCCCAGGCTGA